The genome window GTGTTTGCCGCTGATGTCGCACGGCATTCTCGTGCTGTGGACGATGGGCTGCTCGGAGAGCGTTGTGAGGTCGTCGCGGTAGAGAGTGATGTCAAGCTCGCCGCACGGCACCTTTGAGCCTTCGGCCTCTTCGATGAGCTTCTGGAGCCTGCGCGCAAGATATACTCCGCGCCTGTGTATGCCTACCAGCACCATGTTTTCAGTGCCCTTGTTGTGCTCCACCATTTCGTGGGCTATGCGGCGAATTACGCGGTTCAAGTCCTGAGCGCTCATAAGCTGCGCTTTTTCTTTCAGTTCCGCCATAAGTATCCCTCCGTTTTTTTATTTTATATTTTAAACTTAATAAACTTCGCAGTGCTCGCGCTTCATATTTCCCTGTCGAAGAAATTATACCCCAATATTTTTTATTGTGCAAGCGGTTGCAAAATATTATTTTGTAAAATTTGCGCGCTGCGTCCGATGTTGGGCTATGTCATTGCGCCTGCGGCCATGTGACCGTATAATTTTTAAAAAAGGAGTGACGCCGAATGTCAGCCGAATGGAAATATACAGCCTGCCCTTACGACTGTCCGTGTACCTGTTCCATAAAGGCGCGCCATATCAACGGCGTAGTTGAGATGCAGCCGAACACGGACAATAAATGGAGCAGGTTCGTCTGCGCGAAGGGGCGCAGATCTATAGACCGTCTGCACGATCCGCACAGGCTCACCTCTCCGCTTTTGAAGGGGCC of Cloacibacillus sp. contains these proteins:
- the pyrR gene encoding bifunctional pyr operon transcriptional regulator/uracil phosphoribosyltransferase PyrR — its product is MAELKEKAQLMSAQDLNRVIRRIAHEMVEHNKGTENMVLVGIHRRGVYLARRLQKLIEEAEGSKVPCGELDITLYRDDLTTLSEQPIVHSTRMPCDISGKHLFLVDDVLYTGRTVRAALEALVDLGRPEIVQLAVIIDRGHRELPIHADICGKNVPTSKSEVIEVKVEELDGKDEVVICERDA